A genomic stretch from Chitinophaga agri includes:
- the ccsA gene encoding cytochrome c biogenesis protein CcsA — protein sequence MDTKYIGEHLLPGQIGHFSAVLAFIAAMVATISFFMSVQSKEDILKESWKKLARWAFIIQAFAVFATFGSLYYALYNHYFEYKYVWRNSSRDLPVSYLLSSFWADQEGSFLLWSIWHSVLGLILLRVGKKWEAPVMATVSLAQVFLSSMLIGIYILGYRVGSNPFLLLRLAEENQGLPWVANANYLDFIKDGNGLNLSLQNYWMVIHPPVLFLGFASTILPFAYALAGVWTREYKEWIKPALPWALFSAMILGTGIMMGAAWAYESLTFGGYWAWDPVENASLVPWLTLVAGIHTLLAFRSSGDSLRITFFFFFITFMLILYSTFLTRSGVLGDTSVHSFTDLGMSGQLLVYMGVFVIPSFVLLFMRWKELPRSPREESTYTREFWLFIGSMILMISAIQITFTTSIPVWNKILNGLHLKGLFGLKQDIAPPSDNAFHFNQIQIWVAIVLGMLTAISQYLKYKSTPKGFFMKKIAVPTVISLVITGLIGIFGNMTYDAYGAGMQVAVYIMLFSSVYAIVANGAYIIIGQKGKIRAAGASVAHVGFGMILLGILVSSAKKEVISIDRMRMLDGGFFGSESKENARENLMLPKNFPVQMGDYHVTYAGDSLAEGDAKTYYLVRYERRNPENGNITEKFTLHPDAFLSNKGQQQLTPNPDSRHYLTKDIFTYITAVPIKDEKSDTAQYTTHTVAPGDSVFFANGYMILEGIEPQPQNRNYVAQPNDLAVGARLKVFTKNNEQYNMMPIYAIRDSKYDVTVADTVSPLSLYVKFSKILPTEKKIQLQVKESDTFKDYIVMKAFIFPYINVLWLGILVMVVGFVMSIVQRVKANKAKAKTIQS from the coding sequence TTGGATACAAAATACATAGGGGAGCATCTGTTGCCCGGACAGATTGGACATTTTTCAGCGGTTTTGGCTTTTATCGCGGCAATGGTAGCTACCATCAGCTTTTTCATGTCGGTACAGTCCAAAGAGGATATTTTAAAGGAATCCTGGAAGAAGCTGGCCCGCTGGGCTTTCATTATACAGGCCTTCGCGGTTTTCGCGACCTTCGGCAGCCTGTACTATGCATTATACAATCACTATTTCGAATACAAATACGTTTGGCGTAACTCTTCCCGCGACCTGCCGGTAAGCTACCTGCTCTCCAGCTTCTGGGCTGACCAGGAGGGTAGTTTCCTGTTATGGTCCATCTGGCACAGTGTACTGGGACTGATCCTGTTACGTGTCGGTAAGAAATGGGAAGCACCTGTCATGGCTACCGTATCACTGGCGCAGGTATTCCTGAGCAGTATGCTCATCGGCATCTATATATTAGGATACCGTGTGGGTAGTAACCCGTTCCTGCTGCTACGTCTGGCAGAGGAAAATCAGGGACTGCCATGGGTCGCTAATGCGAACTACCTCGATTTCATAAAAGACGGTAACGGGTTGAACCTATCCCTGCAGAACTACTGGATGGTGATCCACCCGCCGGTGCTGTTCCTCGGGTTTGCTTCCACAATCCTGCCTTTTGCTTATGCACTGGCTGGTGTATGGACCCGAGAATATAAAGAATGGATCAAGCCGGCATTGCCATGGGCACTGTTCTCCGCAATGATCCTGGGTACCGGTATTATGATGGGGGCCGCCTGGGCATATGAATCCCTGACCTTCGGTGGTTACTGGGCATGGGACCCGGTGGAGAATGCTTCCCTGGTACCATGGCTCACGCTGGTAGCGGGTATACATACCCTGCTGGCTTTCAGGTCTTCCGGTGATTCCCTGAGAATAACCTTCTTCTTCTTCTTTATCACCTTTATGCTGATCCTGTATTCTACCTTCCTCACCCGTAGTGGTGTACTCGGAGATACTTCCGTACACTCCTTCACGGACCTGGGTATGAGCGGACAGTTGCTGGTATACATGGGCGTATTCGTGATTCCTTCCTTTGTACTGTTGTTCATGAGATGGAAGGAACTGCCAAGATCACCAAGGGAAGAAAGTACCTACACCCGTGAGTTCTGGCTGTTCATCGGATCGATGATCCTCATGATCTCTGCTATCCAGATCACCTTTACGACATCTATTCCGGTTTGGAACAAGATACTCAACGGACTGCACCTGAAAGGGCTGTTCGGACTGAAGCAGGATATTGCACCTCCTTCAGATAACGCTTTCCATTTCAATCAGATACAGATATGGGTGGCGATCGTATTAGGTATGCTGACCGCCATTTCACAATATCTGAAATATAAGAGTACACCGAAAGGCTTCTTTATGAAGAAGATCGCTGTGCCGACTGTTATCAGTCTGGTGATCACAGGCCTGATAGGTATCTTCGGCAATATGACCTATGACGCTTACGGCGCAGGTATGCAGGTCGCTGTTTACATCATGCTGTTCTCCAGTGTGTATGCGATCGTAGCCAACGGTGCGTATATCATTATCGGCCAGAAAGGTAAGATCAGGGCGGCGGGTGCTTCTGTAGCACACGTTGGTTTTGGTATGATCCTGCTGGGTATCCTGGTGTCTTCTGCCAAGAAGGAAGTGATCTCTATCGACAGGATGAGAATGCTGGATGGCGGATTCTTTGGAAGCGAAAGCAAGGAGAATGCAAGAGAGAACCTCATGCTGCCGAAGAACTTCCCGGTACAGATGGGCGATTATCACGTGACTTACGCGGGAGATTCCCTGGCAGAAGGAGATGCCAAGACTTATTACCTGGTGCGTTATGAGCGCCGCAATCCGGAAAATGGTAATATTACCGAGAAATTCACCCTGCATCCGGACGCGTTCCTGAGTAATAAGGGACAGCAGCAGCTGACGCCTAACCCGGATTCAAGGCATTATCTGACAAAAGACATCTTCACCTATATCACGGCAGTACCTATTAAGGATGAGAAGAGTGATACGGCTCAGTATACGACACATACCGTTGCACCAGGCGATTCCGTGTTCTTTGCCAATGGTTATATGATCCTGGAAGGTATCGAGCCGCAGCCGCAGAACAGAAATTATGTGGCGCAGCCAAATGACCTGGCAGTAGGTGCCCGTCTGAAAGTATTCACGAAGAATAACGAACAGTACAATATGATGCCGATCTATGCGATCCGTGACAGCAAATATGATGTGACAGTCGCAGATACCGTATCGCCATTATCACTGTATGTTAAGTTCTCGAAAATTCTGCCTACAGAGAAGAAGATTCAGCTGCAGGTGAAGGAATCGGATACATTTAAAGATTATATTGTGATGAAAGCCTTTATATTCCCCTACATCAATGTGCTTTGGTTAGGTATTCTGGTGATGGTAGTTGGGTTTGTAATGAGTATAGTGCAAC
- a CDS encoding cytochrome c maturation protein CcmE domain-containing protein codes for MKKSNIVLLVLIAVAIGVIVTVAGDFSTYETFATARQKEGKEFQVIGKLDSTKTMEYDPLKDANLFRFYVVDKTGETRPVVFYGTKPTDFEKAESVVLTGKMSGEEFKCSKILMKCPSKYKDDQVAMGKM; via the coding sequence ATGAAGAAATCTAACATTGTTCTGCTGGTACTGATAGCGGTGGCTATAGGGGTTATTGTAACTGTAGCAGGCGATTTCAGTACTTATGAAACATTTGCTACGGCCAGACAGAAAGAAGGAAAGGAATTTCAGGTAATTGGAAAGCTGGACTCTACTAAGACAATGGAGTATGATCCATTGAAAGATGCCAACCTGTTCCGCTTTTATGTAGTTGATAAAACAGGCGAAACCAGACCTGTCGTATTCTATGGTACAAAACCAACCGACTTCGAGAAAGCTGAGAGCGTAGTGCTCACAGGTAAAATGTCAGGTGAAGAGTTCAAATGCAGCAAGATACTGATGAAGTGTCCTTCTAAATACAAGGATGATCAGGTGGCAATGGGCAAAATGTAG
- a CDS encoding agmatinase family protein: protein MADLSQFDPNSVSLLSNNIFGLPTTEEEAKLVLLPVPWEVTVSYTHGTARGPEQIFKASLQVDLYDSDVKDGWKNGFFMRDIDKQLLLRSDYLRKEAELYLKFLTEGGDVCENEFLKKTLVDVNTGTVAMNEWVYRQTMELLNAGKLVGLVGGDHSTPLGYFRAIGEKKGDFGILQIDAHCDLRNGYEGFQYSHASIMYNALLEVPQLTKLVQIGIRDYCEEEVDYINNSNGKVVTFFDKDIKARQYEGDTWKMICDDIIATLPQQVYISFDIDGLDPKLCPRTGTPVAGGFETEQLYYLFRKVIESGRKLIGFDLNEVSTSHDEWDANVGARVLFKLCNLMILSNESGVRD, encoded by the coding sequence ATGGCGGATTTATCTCAATTTGATCCCAATTCGGTAAGCCTCTTGTCCAACAACATCTTCGGCCTGCCTACAACTGAAGAGGAAGCGAAGCTGGTATTATTACCTGTACCCTGGGAGGTGACAGTTTCCTACACACATGGTACAGCAAGAGGACCTGAGCAGATATTCAAGGCTTCTCTGCAGGTGGACCTGTATGATTCAGATGTAAAAGATGGCTGGAAGAATGGATTTTTCATGCGCGATATCGACAAGCAACTGTTGCTGCGCAGTGATTACCTCCGTAAGGAAGCAGAACTTTACCTCAAATTTCTGACAGAAGGCGGAGATGTGTGTGAAAATGAATTTCTTAAAAAGACCCTGGTAGATGTTAATACCGGTACGGTTGCCATGAATGAGTGGGTGTACCGTCAAACGATGGAACTCCTGAACGCCGGTAAACTGGTTGGTCTTGTAGGGGGCGATCATAGTACGCCACTGGGCTATTTCAGAGCGATCGGCGAGAAAAAGGGAGACTTTGGCATTCTGCAGATAGATGCACATTGCGACCTGCGTAATGGTTATGAAGGGTTTCAATACTCTCATGCTTCCATTATGTATAATGCATTATTAGAGGTGCCGCAACTGACGAAACTCGTACAGATCGGTATCCGCGATTACTGCGAAGAAGAAGTTGATTATATTAATAACAGTAACGGGAAAGTGGTGACCTTCTTTGACAAGGACATCAAAGCCCGTCAGTACGAAGGAGACACCTGGAAGATGATCTGCGATGATATTATAGCGACCCTTCCGCAACAGGTGTATATCAGCTTTGATATTGACGGACTTGATCCGAAGCTGTGTCCGCGTACCGGCACGCCAGTAGCGGGAGGTTTCGAAACGGAACAGCTGTATTATCTGTTCCGTAAGGTGATTGAAAGCGGCCGTAAACTGATTGGCTTTGATCTGAATGAAGTGAGCACTTCTCATGATGAGTGGGATGCGAATGTGGGTGCAAGGGTGCTGTTCAAGCTGTGCAATCTGATGATACTGTCGAATGAATCAGGCGTTAGGGATTAA
- a CDS encoding radical SAM protein: MKQSPYILYSDGKGNIFEDTTMLTTGRSGWDAYPIDPEEWIELPEGGSLYELPGRRGIGLNAKTGEMGLCDKGWAVAAFIPPAHTGFYLAAYETMPDAPTLPLFCYTAVGWLDGKFYVPATRIEQDIRQECAGFDDKKVKQGVKQLLEAYPHNRLVQHLADNCALTYHCPAARNYFMGRWECPIPSSPACNANCIGCISFQPEEETIVSTQDRLRFKPTAEEIVEYTVPHLETAPFPIVSFGQGCEGEPLLMWETIRESIIEIRKHTPKGSININTNGSKPDAVRELCKAGLNSIRVSTNSVQEKYYTPYYRPNNYVFEDIIESLKVVRDFGGWTSINYFTFPGMTDSVDEYEALRKLIRDTDLKMIQWRNFNIDPDWYLGRLGITDPGECMGIKQLQDLIQEEFPHLKYGYFNPPIERIKGDYEKDFAHY; the protein is encoded by the coding sequence TTGAAACAGTCTCCATACATACTTTACTCTGACGGTAAAGGAAATATATTTGAAGATACGACCATGCTCACAACCGGCCGTAGTGGCTGGGATGCCTACCCGATTGACCCGGAGGAATGGATAGAACTGCCGGAAGGCGGTTCCCTGTACGAGTTGCCTGGTCGTCGTGGCATAGGTCTCAACGCGAAGACCGGAGAAATGGGGCTTTGTGATAAGGGATGGGCAGTAGCGGCCTTCATTCCACCGGCGCATACAGGGTTTTACCTGGCTGCCTACGAAACGATGCCGGATGCACCGACCCTCCCACTGTTCTGCTATACGGCAGTAGGCTGGCTGGATGGTAAATTCTACGTACCTGCTACGCGTATCGAACAGGACATTCGTCAGGAATGTGCCGGATTTGACGACAAGAAAGTGAAGCAGGGTGTAAAACAGCTGCTGGAAGCATATCCGCATAACAGGCTGGTACAGCACCTGGCTGATAACTGCGCATTGACATATCATTGTCCGGCTGCCCGTAACTACTTTATGGGTCGCTGGGAATGCCCGATCCCGTCCTCTCCTGCCTGTAACGCCAACTGTATCGGTTGTATTTCCTTCCAGCCGGAAGAAGAAACGATCGTATCAACACAGGACCGTCTGCGTTTCAAACCAACGGCGGAAGAGATCGTGGAATATACAGTACCTCACCTGGAGACAGCACCATTCCCGATCGTGAGCTTCGGACAGGGTTGCGAGGGTGAACCCCTGCTGATGTGGGAGACCATTCGCGAGTCGATCATTGAGATCCGCAAGCATACCCCGAAAGGAAGTATCAATATCAACACAAACGGTAGTAAGCCGGACGCAGTGAGAGAACTGTGTAAAGCAGGTCTGAACAGTATCCGCGTAAGTACCAACTCCGTACAGGAAAAGTACTATACACCGTACTACCGTCCTAATAACTACGTATTCGAAGATATCATTGAAAGTCTGAAAGTAGTACGGGATTTCGGCGGATGGACATCCATTAACTACTTCACATTCCCGGGTATGACCGATAGCGTGGATGAGTATGAAGCACTGCGTAAACTGATCAGGGATACCGATCTGAAGATGATCCAGTGGAGAAACTTCAATATTGATCCTGACTGGTACCTGGGTCGTCTGGGTATTACAGATCCGGGTGAATGTATGGGTATCAAACAGCTGCAGGACCTGATCCAGGAGGAGTTCCCTCACCTGAAATATGGTTACTTTAATCCGCCGATCGAACGGATCAAAGGTGATTATGAGAAAGACTTCGCACACTACTAA
- a CDS encoding MFS transporter: MVIPFMTVYLTQQLHFSVPEAGIVMACFGTGAICGSFIGGRLSDRIGFYPVQFWSLLLQGLIFLVLGQMRTLPQFCVCIFVLSCVGDAFRPANVAATAFYSSVANRTRSYSLNRLASNLGWSIGPALGGILAGYSYHLLFWVDGLTCIAAVLLMRILLPPVKAVPKETKEVEAVTVKDNSSVYKDGIYLTFVLLIVVFTTGFLQLSTMVPLYLKSVVHMEEAHIGMLMGLNGLLVAFIEMVLVYKIEGKMHSLLFITRGVVLAGIGYLSFNLLPPVAATGLFFILFFTIGEMLSIPFMNSFFVTRSSEYNRGQYAGLYTMSFSISSILAPTLGSYMVGHFGFAAWWYCAGALCALPGLGFYMLYKKVADKKEVEVLVKS, encoded by the coding sequence ATGGTTATACCTTTTATGACGGTATACCTTACCCAGCAACTCCATTTCTCCGTTCCTGAAGCAGGTATCGTCATGGCCTGTTTCGGCACGGGCGCGATCTGCGGATCGTTCATTGGTGGCCGTCTTTCAGATAGGATCGGCTTTTACCCCGTACAGTTCTGGAGCCTGTTACTACAGGGCCTCATTTTTCTGGTACTTGGACAAATGCGCACCCTGCCGCAGTTCTGCGTTTGTATCTTTGTCCTGAGCTGTGTAGGCGATGCCTTCCGGCCTGCAAACGTCGCAGCTACTGCTTTTTATAGCTCCGTTGCCAACCGCACCCGTTCCTACTCCCTTAACAGACTGGCTTCTAACCTGGGGTGGTCTATCGGACCGGCACTGGGAGGCATACTGGCCGGCTATAGTTATCACCTGTTGTTCTGGGTGGATGGCCTGACCTGTATCGCCGCTGTGCTGCTTATGCGCATACTGCTGCCACCGGTAAAGGCTGTTCCAAAAGAGACAAAAGAAGTGGAGGCAGTGACTGTGAAAGATAATTCCAGCGTGTACAAAGACGGCATCTACCTGACCTTTGTCCTGCTGATCGTAGTATTCACTACCGGCTTCCTGCAATTGTCCACTATGGTACCTTTGTACCTGAAATCGGTCGTACACATGGAAGAAGCCCATATCGGCATGCTCATGGGACTGAACGGATTACTCGTCGCATTTATCGAAATGGTACTGGTCTATAAAATAGAAGGTAAGATGCATAGTCTGCTGTTCATCACACGTGGTGTGGTACTGGCCGGCATAGGATATCTGAGCTTCAACCTGCTGCCTCCGGTGGCCGCTACTGGTCTGTTCTTTATCCTGTTTTTCACGATAGGGGAAATGCTGAGTATTCCTTTTATGAACTCGTTCTTTGTAACAAGAAGCAGTGAGTATAACCGCGGACAATACGCAGGGCTGTATACGATGTCCTTCTCCATCTCCAGTATCCTGGCGCCGACCCTGGGCTCCTACATGGTAGGGCATTTTGGCTTTGCTGCCTGGTGGTATTGTGCCGGCGCATTATGTGCGCTTCCCGGATTGGGCTTTTATATGTTGTATAAGAAAGTAGCTGATAAAAAGGAAGTAGAAGTACTGGTGAAAAGTTAG
- a CDS encoding DUF5723 family protein, with translation MPFRVKLLRHLRLLFIATSFTLGAYEAQAQFTLGGYSNSHYAGIHGVPNNPASAAGTHYKWDVNIAGIQGGAGNTYIRFPRSILLHPPDSLQALKQNRDYFLDTAAASTKKQLAWGNVDVMMPSVLYSIDELSAVAFTWRVRSMANGGNITTDVANFFAQDFPNPAFANKRYDMPWANGSFHWWNEFGFSYARVLKDDGNTVFKAGATLKLLSGVAAGYAQVDNATFVMHSRTNGEINDGTLKVGYSDGLANWQNPALSNYKLFGNMGVGMDVGITYEWRATVDGLTGYDDSQWNTEADDYRLRLGVSITDLGSITYKKNPGSRDLDLRTENVNTSDLRVRKGESWQQYYTRISTYFTALPSEDKFRMNTPAALNITADYNIDGRFFINAGGRMALNAGKFDPSKTYMISYFQVTPRYDARYIGGYLPLTVNRSGQVDAGVGLRLGPLVIGSSTMLSNLFQKNKNRLDGFIALRIIPIKRGEGKVGCPGTNF, from the coding sequence ATGCCATTTAGAGTAAAGCTGTTAAGACATCTACGACTGTTATTTATTGCCACTTCTTTTACTTTAGGAGCTTACGAAGCGCAGGCTCAGTTTACCCTTGGAGGGTATTCCAACAGCCATTATGCGGGGATCCATGGAGTGCCTAACAACCCTGCCAGTGCTGCCGGCACCCATTATAAATGGGACGTTAATATAGCAGGTATACAGGGTGGTGCAGGTAATACCTATATTCGTTTCCCGCGCTCTATTCTGCTACATCCACCGGATTCACTGCAGGCACTGAAACAAAACCGTGATTATTTCCTGGATACTGCCGCAGCCTCTACCAAAAAGCAACTGGCCTGGGGCAATGTGGATGTCATGATGCCTTCTGTACTTTATTCAATTGATGAATTAAGTGCAGTAGCCTTTACCTGGCGCGTGCGCTCTATGGCAAACGGCGGTAATATTACGACAGATGTTGCCAACTTCTTTGCACAGGACTTCCCGAACCCGGCTTTTGCCAACAAAAGGTACGATATGCCCTGGGCGAATGGTAGTTTCCACTGGTGGAATGAATTTGGTTTCAGCTATGCACGTGTGTTGAAAGATGATGGTAATACCGTCTTTAAAGCCGGTGCAACATTGAAACTCTTATCTGGTGTGGCTGCTGGTTATGCGCAGGTAGATAACGCTACGTTTGTTATGCATTCAAGAACGAATGGCGAGATCAATGATGGTACACTCAAAGTTGGGTACAGTGATGGGCTGGCTAACTGGCAGAATCCGGCACTGAGCAACTATAAACTGTTTGGTAATATGGGCGTGGGTATGGACGTGGGTATTACATACGAATGGCGTGCAACGGTAGACGGTCTGACCGGATATGATGATAGTCAATGGAACACTGAAGCAGACGATTACAGGCTGCGTTTAGGCGTATCGATCACTGACCTTGGTAGCATTACCTATAAGAAAAATCCTGGCAGCAGAGACCTCGACCTGCGTACGGAAAATGTGAACACCAGTGACCTAAGAGTACGCAAAGGGGAAAGCTGGCAGCAATATTATACCCGTATCAGCACCTACTTTACAGCGCTTCCTTCTGAAGATAAGTTCCGTATGAACACGCCTGCTGCGTTGAACATTACGGCAGACTATAACATTGATGGACGTTTCTTCATCAACGCTGGCGGACGTATGGCACTGAACGCCGGTAAATTTGATCCGAGCAAGACCTACATGATCTCCTACTTCCAGGTAACACCGCGTTACGATGCCCGTTACATTGGTGGTTATCTGCCATTAACCGTTAACCGCAGCGGACAGGTAGATGCAGGTGTAGGGCTGCGTCTGGGCCCCCTGGTGATCGGTTCTTCTACCATGTTGTCTAATCTGTTTCAAAAGAACAAGAACCGCCTCGACGGTTTCATAGCGCTGCGTATCATTCCTATCAAACGTGGCGAAGGTAAGGTAGGTTGCCCGGGCACTAATTTCTAA
- a CDS encoding bifunctional folylpolyglutamate synthase/dihydrofolate synthase encodes MNYQETVDYLYQQLPMFTRVGASALKADLHNTLELCKQLGDPQHKFKSIHVAGTNGKGSTSHMLAAIFQQAGYKTGLYTSPHLLDFRERIRINGEMMSKEFVVEFVKQIQPTIEQLAPSFFELTVAMAFEYFALEQVDIAIIEVGLGGRLDSTNVITPELSVITNISYDHMHILGNTLPEIAGEKAGIIKANVPVVISETQPEIQSVFIDKAAFLGAPIHFADREWLLQESEFSQGHLSLGVQHTHSGDMKRFHTDLTGQYQMKNIMGVLSAVKVLQQAGWELPEQTVFTALAHVKKLTGLRGRWEIISHDPLTIFDVGHNEAGVTEIVQQLKHMVYRHLHIVTGFVKDKEVRKVLPLFPAAATYYFCKAQLPRAMDQQELAEMAHESGLRGHAYESVQQAFQAAKQQAHKDDLVLVCGSFFVVAEVM; translated from the coding sequence ATGAACTACCAGGAAACGGTTGACTACCTCTATCAACAGCTACCCATGTTCACCCGGGTAGGTGCGAGTGCCTTAAAAGCGGACCTCCATAACACGCTCGAGCTTTGCAAACAGCTGGGCGATCCTCAACACAAATTCAAATCCATACACGTCGCCGGCACTAACGGAAAAGGTTCTACCAGTCATATGCTGGCGGCCATCTTCCAGCAGGCTGGTTATAAGACAGGGTTGTATACCTCCCCTCACCTGCTTGATTTCCGCGAGCGTATCCGGATCAACGGAGAAATGATGTCTAAAGAGTTTGTCGTGGAATTTGTCAAACAGATACAACCCACTATCGAACAGCTGGCACCTTCCTTCTTTGAACTGACCGTAGCGATGGCGTTCGAATACTTCGCGCTTGAGCAGGTAGATATTGCGATCATTGAAGTGGGCCTGGGCGGCAGACTGGATTCTACCAATGTTATCACGCCGGAGCTTTCTGTCATTACCAATATCAGCTATGATCATATGCATATCCTGGGTAATACGCTACCTGAAATTGCCGGGGAAAAAGCAGGGATCATAAAAGCGAATGTGCCGGTAGTGATCTCTGAGACTCAACCGGAGATCCAGTCTGTATTTATTGATAAAGCGGCCTTCCTGGGCGCGCCTATCCATTTTGCAGACCGGGAATGGCTGTTACAGGAATCGGAGTTCTCACAGGGGCATCTGAGCCTGGGCGTCCAGCATACGCATAGCGGCGACATGAAGCGTTTCCATACTGATCTTACTGGCCAGTACCAGATGAAGAACATTATGGGCGTGTTATCGGCGGTGAAGGTATTGCAACAGGCAGGATGGGAATTACCGGAGCAGACGGTCTTCACTGCATTGGCACACGTGAAGAAACTGACGGGGCTAAGGGGTCGTTGGGAGATCATTTCGCATGATCCATTGACCATCTTTGATGTGGGGCATAATGAAGCTGGCGTCACAGAGATCGTGCAGCAGCTGAAGCATATGGTATATCGTCATCTGCATATTGTGACAGGATTTGTAAAGGATAAAGAAGTCCGCAAGGTACTTCCATTGTTTCCTGCAGCTGCGACTTATTATTTCTGTAAGGCACAGCTGCCAAGGGCGATGGATCAGCAGGAATTAGCGGAGATGGCGCATGAGAGTGGATTGAGAGGGCATGCGTATGAGAGTGTGCAGCAGGCATTCCAGGCGGCGAAGCAGCAGGCGCATAAAGATGATCTGGTGTTGGTATGTGGAAGCTTCTTCGTAGTGGCGGAGGTGATGTAA
- a CDS encoding NUDIX hydrolase, whose protein sequence is MASLDWKTLTSEYLFKDNWLTARRDKCETPQGKIVEPYYVLEYNDWVNCVAVTDDGRIIMVRQFRQGIGKTVLEIPGGTMDDTDPSPEFAMRRELLEETGYDFEKIISLGAVAPNPASSNNLTHMFLATGGKKVQEQDLDENEEIELVLMELEDVEKLLLENQILQSLHVSCLFYALLRLKELKIQKA, encoded by the coding sequence ATGGCATCATTAGACTGGAAGACGTTAACTTCGGAATACCTTTTTAAAGACAACTGGCTGACTGCCCGCCGTGACAAATGTGAAACGCCGCAGGGCAAAATAGTGGAACCCTATTATGTGCTTGAATACAATGATTGGGTGAATTGTGTTGCTGTCACGGATGACGGCCGTATTATCATGGTACGTCAGTTCAGACAGGGTATCGGTAAAACCGTACTGGAAATACCTGGTGGCACAATGGATGATACAGATCCATCTCCTGAATTTGCTATGCGCCGTGAACTGCTGGAAGAAACAGGGTATGACTTCGAAAAGATTATTTCACTGGGTGCAGTAGCGCCTAACCCGGCTTCCAGCAATAACCTTACCCACATGTTCCTGGCTACCGGCGGAAAGAAGGTGCAGGAGCAGGATCTTGACGAGAATGAAGAGATCGAACTGGTATTAATGGAGCTTGAGGATGTAGAAAAGCTGCTGCTGGAGAATCAGATCTTACAAAGTCTGCATGTGAGCTGTCTGTTCTATGCGTTGCTTCGTTTGAAGGAGCTGAAGATACAAAAGGCTTAG
- a CDS encoding YfiT family bacillithiol transferase, which yields MDLEQLKYPIGRFEAPADISKQALKGFITDIRYLPSLIEIVVQTLDAAQLATPYRPEGWTVAQVVHHLVDSHTQALTRFKWALTEDNPTIKAYDEAAWAELPDVAKTPVNVSLTLLHALHTRWVNLMENLTEEQWNRTFVHPESGKTIALKTLAATYSWHGKHHLAHVEKLKERNNWH from the coding sequence ATGGACCTGGAGCAACTGAAATATCCGATAGGACGATTTGAAGCACCTGCTGACATCAGTAAGCAGGCATTGAAAGGTTTTATTACCGATATCCGGTATTTACCTTCACTGATAGAGATCGTAGTGCAGACGCTTGATGCGGCCCAGCTGGCCACTCCTTACCGGCCTGAAGGCTGGACCGTCGCCCAGGTGGTACATCACCTGGTAGATAGTCATACGCAGGCACTGACCCGTTTTAAATGGGCATTGACAGAAGATAATCCAACCATCAAGGCATATGACGAAGCTGCCTGGGCCGAATTGCCTGATGTAGCGAAGACGCCTGTAAATGTTTCCCTGACGTTATTACACGCTTTACATACCCGCTGGGTCAACCTTATGGAGAACCTGACGGAAGAACAATGGAACCGCACATTCGTGCATCCGGAAAGTGGTAAGACCATTGCCCTAAAGACACTGGCTGCCACCTACTCATGGCATGGTAAACATCATCTTGCACACGTAGAGAAACTGAAAGAACGTAACAACTGGCATTAA